Sequence from the Paramisgurnus dabryanus chromosome 3, PD_genome_1.1, whole genome shotgun sequence genome:
GTGCTCATGCTATGATACAGATGATAAGGTAACCTCGGCTAAGGAAATGCTATCAGAAAAGAACAGAGAGTATATGCACAAAGCTTTTTAACTCTAAAACAGACGTATGCATTTTCACTGAACCTGTGGTCAGTAACAATATTTTCAATGAAGAGTATTTCTCTATCGCCCCATGCAGTATTTATGTCATCCTGCAGAGCACTGCAAGTGGCTGCCAAACGCTTCAGACTATTCCAAAGCTCCCCTTGGAGTTtcttctgttttattttattttattaactttttcttCCGTCTCTTTTATTTTACACTTGAGGATTGCTATTGAAATGTAAATTTGTTTGCCCTGCACACAGCCTGTGCAATAGAAGCGGGAGACTGCTTTTTACAGGTTTGttgaaaatcataattttacCCTCGAAAATTACACACATGCACTTGCACATTTGAGAACAAATGAATGTAGTGCCCTGTGATTTGAGTGGAAGTACTAACAGAGAGATTCTTTCTCAGGCTGAATGAGGAATCAGGTTACAAAGGTTTGATCAAATTGCTATGAATAATAAATACACAGATGATaccaagtaaaataaaattgttattATCGACAACTTATATGGCCACCAGATCCTTTCACTGAGTATGACAATAGTTAACCTATCCAGTCAACATCTCTGTGATTGCGAGCTGATGTGTTGTAGTGTATTAGAATTTGTGGATCAGGCTCTCTTACTCTCTTTCTGGCTCATTGACGACGGCTCATGCTGTACAAAAATAGTTTAAAACACCTTGTCCTTAAACCCTGACAAGCATAACTCTATCATGCGCACTGCAGCTATAACCCAACATCCTCACTGCAGTTGCTCTACCGGTTTATCAGGCAGTGAAGGAGACCTGCGATGTGTATCCACGCAGTTCCACAGATTACAGCTTCTGCTGTGCTGACACACCCTTCCAGTAGTCAAGGATATCATGCAAGTCCTCCCCCTTGGCAAACTGGACCTTTTTACGCAACGCGTTTCCAGCCGTTACATAACAGGATTCTTCGCGTGGACCCTTTTTATGAGGACGGAAGCGCTCCCAGATGCGCAAGGTGCTCTCAGATGAGTACTCTGGACTAGAAGAGTAGCCAGAGTAATTGTGGTGTCGTGGAGAGAGTTGAGAGTAAGAGGCAGCGTCTCTTTTGGTGCGTGACAATGGCTTCAGGAATGACACCCTTTGGGCGGGGGAGTCATGAGTGCCCTCGTAGTATAGAGCAGGGACGGAGTGACGATGCTCTGCACAGTGGTAGTCTGGGTGCACCTCCAGGTGCTGCTGTAGGGCCATCCCATCTACAGTGCCACCATCAATGCCACAGCCACCACCACTGCCTACTAAAGGGAGCCTTTCCAGGGGCTCGCCACACCCCACAGGGCTGCTCTTGTCTTGATACTGGCAGGGGTCTGGGCTGAGAGGCTCTGGAACATCCAGGCTGTAAACACGACCTCCCTTCCCACTAGATGGGCGGCAGTGCCTCTTAGAAGCGGATATTACGGCTGCATCTGCACTCATTTGTCTTTGAATGGGTCTTACTGCAGTGGCTGGGGGAGGAGGGCGATATGGCGGTGACACAAACCCACCCCCTGTAATCCCAGGTCTCTCAGAAAGGGGAGCTGAAAAGGGGAGTGGAGGTGGAGGGGGGATTTTGGGGGAAGGTAGAACTTGGCATGTATCGTTGGCACTAGTGGAAATGGGAATCAGTCCTCTGGTCAAGGATGAGGTGGATGTAGGTGGAGGAGAAGTGGGACCACTTGTGGCAGAAGTGGTAGATGCTACAACGCAGTCCAGCTTAAGAGCATCAATGCAGTTGTTAATTATCTGGTTGACCTTGTCAACTTCCATGGCAATTGTTGAAATTTCTGATGCTGATCCTCTGCCATCATCATCAGAATCATCACAAAAGTCACTTCCATCATCTTCCCTGAGGTCTTCCTCCCGCAAACCATGCATCATAGTTCCATCTCTCCCCCTGTCATCCCCTACTCCAGATGTCCTAATATCCATGTAGTTTCCCTTAGTGGCCATGGCCTCAGAGAAGGCAGTAGCCATTTTTTCTACTTGAGGGATGGAGGACAGGCGTGACGAGCTAGTGTTGGCAGAACTATGGCCAAGCATGGCAGAGCTGGAAGAGGAGGACATGGGTAGTTTGCCATGGTGATGCTGATGGTGGCTCTGTTCATGGAGTTTTTGAACAGCTGTGGGATCATTTGCAACAGCAGCTGCAACTTCTGGTCCATAACGCATTTCCAGAATGGTTTTCTTTACACAGATGgatttctctttctcttcttgtctGCGGCGTCTTCGCAAGCAGTAGTAGACAAAACCGAGAACAATAAGCATTCCAAAGAGACAGCCAACAATTGTCATGATATAATGAGTGGTGGTGGAGGGCGGTGGCATTTCATCTGAGTTAGGAGCTCGGGTAGAAAAGTATAAACATGTGTGGTTGTAACGTTGTGAATTCCGTATAGACGCCACACAAAAGGTGTAGTTGGTGTTTGGTTTAAGTTTATTAAGGGTGATCATCTCCTTTTTATTCTTTAAGTTTGTCACATCTGACACAAAGCTCTGATTGTACTGCACAAGGATGTACATTTTGCTGTATGGCTTTGGAATCTGAATAAGAAGAGATGCAGAGGAAAGAGAAACATGTTGCAGTTTGATGCTGGGGCTAAATGCATTGTCAGAGGAGGAAGAAGTTGTTGGCTGGTGGTATGGCCCAAATTGGTCAAACATGTCGGGTCCCACACCTGAGGAATCAAGATCAGGTGGCAGTGAAGTCATTCCAGGGATCAGCACTCCATCTCGGCACACTGAGGAAAGAATGTAACGAGCACTACGTCCATGTCCTCCAACAGGATTTAGCAACGGATAACCAAACAGCTCCCGCGGGGTCTCACACTGAAGTCGATCGTAGGTATGTGTGACATTATTAAAGGCCTCCAACCAGGCCAAGAAACTGTAGAGCTCACAGCCACAGTGGAAGGGGTTTCCGGCAAGCTCACATCCCATCAGTCTGCCAAGCACAGTGAAAGTAGTTGGGTCCAGGCGGGCTAGCTTGTTGGATGACAGGTCCAGGTTGCTGAGACTGGGAGATTCCCAAAATGCATTAGAGGCAATGACCTCTATGAGATTATGCTGCAAGAAAAGACACTGCATACGTCCCAGACCTCGCAACATGCCTTCGGTCAGGTTGGTTAGCTTGTTATATCCAAGTTGCAGCACCTGTAGATTTGCTTGGCTTGCAAAAGCACCGTCCTCAATGTAGGAGATTTCATTCTTTGTGAGGTTGAGGTCAGTCAGGTTTGTAAAGCGACTAAGGGAGGTGAAAAAAATTGCTTTGATCTTGTTCTCATTAAGCCGCAAGTCATGTACTGTGTTGTTGATGTGCTGCGGGATTGTCTCATATGGTGGTTGGTTCTGGCTGCAGATGGCCAACCACACATAACCCTTATCCCCCTCGATGAGCCAGCAGTCACCCCTGACCAATGCTGGCTGGTGTAATagcaaaaaaaaggaaaaaaagagGATAGTGGTACAAGGAGGAGGGAATGCAGTCAACATGCTCTTCATGATGGAAGATGAGTTTAAAAATGAAGGTAAAGGAACAAAGGGAAGTATGTGTGCAAGGCTGGATTCTACTGGGAGTTTGTTAATGTAAGtgcagaaaatattttgcacgcATGCAAAAATGGATCTGTTTCTGGGAGGTCAAAACTGTACGGTTGTCATGGTTTTTCATCATTTCCTCATATTCCCTTCATGTCCGATTTAGCTGCATTGATGCGTGATGCATTTTTGACACTGAGCTTGAGTTGAAGGACAGCTTCTCCGTCAAATCtgcaaaaagaaagaaaatacaTACGGTATGAACAATAGTTAAGATGAATGG
This genomic interval carries:
- the elfn2b gene encoding protein phosphatase 1 regulatory subunit 29 → MKSMLTAFPPPCTTILFFSFFLLLHQPALVRGDCWLIEGDKGYVWLAICSQNQPPYETIPQHINNTVHDLRLNENKIKAIFFTSLSRFTNLTDLNLTKNEISYIEDGAFASQANLQVLQLGYNKLTNLTEGMLRGLGRMQCLFLQHNLIEVIASNAFWESPSLSNLDLSSNKLARLDPTTFTVLGRLMGCELAGNPFHCGCELYSFLAWLEAFNNVTHTYDRLQCETPRELFGYPLLNPVGGHGRSARYILSSVCRDGVLIPGMTSLPPDLDSSGVGPDMFDQFGPYHQPTTSSSSDNAFSPSIKLQHVSLSSASLLIQIPKPYSKMYILVQYNQSFVSDVTNLKNKKEMITLNKLKPNTNYTFCVASIRNSQRYNHTCLYFSTRAPNSDEMPPPSTTTHYIMTIVGCLFGMLIVLGFVYYCLRRRRRQEEKEKSICVKKTILEMRYGPEVAAAVANDPTAVQKLHEQSHHQHHHGKLPMSSSSSSAMLGHSSANTSSSRLSSIPQVEKMATAFSEAMATKGNYMDIRTSGVGDDRGRDGTMMHGLREEDLREDDGSDFCDDSDDDGRGSASEISTIAMEVDKVNQIINNCIDALKLDCVVASTTSATSGPTSPPPTSTSSLTRGLIPISTSANDTCQVLPSPKIPPPPPLPFSAPLSERPGITGGGFVSPPYRPPPPATAVRPIQRQMSADAAVISASKRHCRPSSGKGGRVYSLDVPEPLSPDPCQYQDKSSPVGCGEPLERLPLVGSGGGCGIDGGTVDGMALQQHLEVHPDYHCAEHRHSVPALYYEGTHDSPAQRVSFLKPLSRTKRDAASYSQLSPRHHNYSGYSSSPEYSSESTLRIWERFRPHKKGPREESCYVTAGNALRKKVQFAKGEDLHDILDYWKGVSAQQKL